In a genomic window of Methanogenium sp. S4BF:
- a CDS encoding universal stress protein, with the protein MVFKTLLVAYDGSEFGREALRTAVANAPLWDATVHAIYVVNPRYYASTIVDPQIGVVEPRSEHWIGMLEREAEVMLAEATQIATDAGVTIVPHMVIGDPRDEIIETAKEIGADLIILGSAGKGRTKRFLLGSVSTSVVTESPIATLVIHAPHEK; encoded by the coding sequence ATGGTCTTTAAAACACTACTCGTTGCATACGACGGTTCAGAATTCGGTCGTGAGGCATTGAGGACAGCAGTCGCCAATGCACCCCTCTGGGATGCAACGGTACATGCCATCTACGTGGTAAATCCCCGGTATTACGCATCCACCATCGTTGACCCACAGATCGGTGTCGTCGAACCCCGTTCAGAGCACTGGATTGGTATGCTTGAGCGTGAAGCAGAAGTGATGCTTGCAGAGGCAACACAAATCGCCACCGATGCCGGGGTAACGATCGTCCCCCACATGGTCATCGGGGACCCGCGGGACGAGATTATCGAGACCGCAAAGGAGATAGGTGCGGACCTTATCATCCTTGGATCTGCAGGAAAGGGCAGAACAAAGCGGTTTCTTCTGGGCAGTGTGAGCACCTCGGTTGTTACCGAAAGCCCGATAGCGACACTTGTGATCCACGCCCCCCACGAAAAATGA
- a CDS encoding Mov34/MPN/PAD-1 family protein — translation MEIRGIRRECLDTLRAVGKSQHPREFVAVLRETDGIIEEFDLAPGTVVTEQSAGFSFEMMPLDVHTAGSAHSHPSGPLRPSDADLRFFGRMGKYHLIFGPPYGEGDWRVFRRDGTPAELGVIE, via the coding sequence ATGGAGATTCGCGGCATCAGAAGGGAATGTCTGGACACCCTTCGGGCAGTGGGGAAAAGCCAGCACCCCAGGGAATTTGTGGCAGTTCTGCGGGAGACAGACGGGATTATCGAGGAGTTTGATCTGGCACCCGGAACCGTTGTCACTGAGCAGAGCGCCGGATTCTCTTTTGAGATGATGCCGCTTGATGTTCATACGGCCGGGAGTGCTCATTCCCACCCCAGCGGTCCCCTGCGACCGTCAGATGCGGATCTGCGGTTCTTCGGGAGAATGGGGAAGTACCATCTCATCTTCGGCCCGCCCTACGGGGAAGGCGACTGGCGGGTATTCCGCCGTGACGGGACACCGGCAGAACTCGGGGTGATTGAATGA
- a CDS encoding FAD synthase, producing MKRVVATGTFDILHPGHIYYLERSRALGDELHVIVARDANVKHKPAPVVPEEQRLCMIQSLAVVDDARLGDSEDMFRPIEEISPAIITLGFNQHFSEDSLRTALRSRGIEAEVVRIGAYEGPGYAGSRLIMQRILETRCSGEGKETDNTD from the coding sequence ATGAAACGGGTGGTTGCAACCGGCACGTTTGACATTCTCCACCCCGGTCACATCTACTATCTTGAGAGGTCCCGGGCACTGGGTGACGAACTGCATGTCATCGTAGCCCGTGATGCAAATGTGAAGCACAAACCGGCGCCGGTTGTGCCCGAAGAGCAGCGGCTCTGCATGATCCAGTCCCTTGCCGTGGTGGATGACGCACGGCTGGGCGACAGTGAGGATATGTTCCGGCCGATTGAAGAGATCAGTCCTGCCATCATCACCCTTGGATTCAACCAGCATTTTTCAGAGGATTCTCTCAGAACAGCGCTCCGTTCCCGTGGCATTGAGGCTGAGGTGGTCCGCATCGGCGCCTATGAAGGCCCCGGATATGCGGGTTCACGCCTGATTATGCAGCGGATTCTTGAGACCCGTTGTTCCGGTGAAGGCAAAGAAACTGATAATACGGACTGA
- a CDS encoding small multi-drug export protein — MKRALQWCGEMRRNPTIHSWHIFYVIFPFAVLMLYLGILYLALPRALFWTFGALGLAYLFPPAGKETVIPLMVVSGLPWWLAAFSIMLFDLMGALFIIWNFPLALRIPWFGHWAERFMATGREQFDRFPIIEHISTVGLAFFVMIPFEGSGGVAASLIGRMLGMDYLKILISVAVGSLISASAIALSAGFIMSLVESGIISGIAGAGIIIVAIVAVYIWGKRRWKNSRAAQKENNIE, encoded by the coding sequence ATGAAACGGGCATTGCAGTGGTGCGGTGAGATGCGCAGGAATCCAACCATCCACAGCTGGCACATATTCTATGTCATCTTTCCGTTCGCTGTACTGATGCTCTACCTTGGCATTCTCTATCTCGCCCTCCCCAGAGCACTCTTCTGGACATTCGGGGCTCTTGGCCTTGCCTACCTCTTCCCCCCTGCCGGAAAAGAGACCGTCATCCCACTGATGGTGGTATCAGGTCTGCCGTGGTGGCTTGCTGCCTTCTCCATCATGCTCTTTGACCTGATGGGTGCACTCTTCATCATCTGGAACTTCCCCCTGGCCCTCCGGATTCCGTGGTTCGGCCACTGGGCGGAACGCTTCATGGCCACCGGCCGCGAACAGTTTGACCGGTTTCCCATCATCGAGCATATCTCAACCGTGGGCCTCGCATTCTTTGTGATGATCCCCTTCGAAGGATCCGGAGGAGTGGCCGCCTCCCTCATCGGACGGATGCTGGGGATGGATTACCTCAAGATTCTCATCAGTGTCGCCGTCGGCTCCCTCATCTCGGCATCTGCCATCGCCCTTTCAGCGGGATTTATTATGTCACTGGTGGAATCAGGCATCATCTCCGGCATCGCCGGGGCAGGCATCATCATTGTCGCCATTGTTGCGGTGTATATCTGGGGCAAACGGAGATGGAAAAACAGCAGAGCTGCACAGAAGGAAAATAATATTGAATAG